A single window of Vallitalea okinawensis DNA harbors:
- a CDS encoding COG1361 S-layer family protein: protein MRSNRGVRVYQGILALIIIIIIAMPVLATETYSPRIEIVNKDMPEVEAGQTITIPIDIKNISTYFLKNIEVTPTLEEDSPFIGDSLLLNQTIESIKMRDNHLLEFVLQVDKNAKEGIYPIVFNIKYKASQTVYDETALVYVKVTTDQLPAEIIVDSLTYDVSTPISGEEFDINLSLKNTGTLKAENVLVVLSSNNNFIVTDNQSEQYILSIPGMVKSNVQYSITPKEELESGLYPINGTVTYIDNYKESKTKEFELFIPVEGEGFTGKVNLAVENMSQLGQVNVNEEFTVDFDVVNMGEGKASDLQIVAEPESDKIIPVSLNKKILDTLEAGEKTTLSYSFRAIDGVETKNYPIKLTFTYTENKEEMSFSQYVGINVQGKSASSTSTVPLVIVSDYSSDPTIVNAGEEFNLDLTLWNTNSEKAVQNMKVTLQIKENSEDTQDDVFTPVDGSNTLYVPYLEPGAKTSQQLRFYTVPDAKARNYKIEVNFEYEYEQADEITKGTSTDQIGIQVVQPAEIQVVNFNTDSAPQFAGDKGYVYITCNNIGNVKVKNLQAIIKGDLGEETIFVGDLDSGQSHEFKFKLRPDQVGTMNETITVSYKDTRGEVHESTEEFTLDIMEPMPEPDFDMYEDMGNMEGMEEEQGSKTPWIVGGVALGALIIVILLIIRRRRKKKELMFDEAI, encoded by the coding sequence ATGCGAAGCAATAGAGGAGTAAGAGTCTATCAAGGAATTTTAGCATTAATAATAATAATAATCATTGCGATGCCAGTGCTTGCAACAGAGACATATTCACCTAGAATTGAAATAGTTAATAAAGATATGCCAGAAGTAGAGGCAGGTCAAACAATAACAATTCCAATCGATATTAAAAATATAAGTACATATTTCTTAAAAAATATAGAGGTAACTCCTACGTTAGAAGAAGACTCTCCATTTATAGGAGATAGCCTTTTGTTGAATCAAACAATAGAGTCAATCAAAATGAGGGATAATCATCTATTGGAATTTGTCTTGCAAGTAGACAAGAATGCTAAAGAAGGTATATACCCCATAGTTTTTAATATTAAATATAAGGCATCTCAGACTGTTTATGATGAGACTGCTCTTGTATATGTGAAGGTTACAACGGATCAACTACCAGCAGAAATTATTGTTGATTCTCTAACATATGATGTCAGCACTCCTATTTCAGGTGAAGAGTTTGACATAAATCTTAGCTTAAAAAATACGGGTACATTAAAAGCAGAAAATGTTTTAGTGGTACTATCATCAAATAATAATTTCATAGTAACAGATAATCAGTCAGAGCAGTATATATTAAGTATACCAGGAATGGTTAAATCAAATGTTCAATACAGTATTACGCCAAAAGAAGAATTAGAATCAGGTTTGTATCCTATTAACGGTACAGTAACATACATAGATAACTACAAGGAATCTAAAACGAAAGAATTTGAACTCTTCATTCCAGTTGAAGGGGAAGGATTTACAGGAAAAGTTAATTTAGCTGTTGAAAATATGAGTCAGCTAGGGCAGGTTAATGTTAATGAGGAATTCACAGTGGATTTTGATGTCGTTAACATGGGAGAAGGTAAAGCTTCAGATCTACAAATAGTAGCTGAGCCTGAAAGTGATAAGATCATTCCAGTATCTTTAAATAAAAAAATTCTAGATACACTAGAAGCTGGGGAAAAGACTACATTGTCTTATTCTTTTAGGGCTATTGATGGTGTAGAAACAAAAAATTATCCTATTAAATTAACTTTTACTTATACTGAAAACAAAGAAGAGATGTCATTTAGTCAGTATGTAGGAATTAATGTACAAGGTAAATCAGCATCAAGTACAAGTACAGTACCTTTGGTGATTGTATCCGATTATTCATCTGATCCCACAATCGTTAATGCAGGTGAAGAGTTTAATTTAGATCTTACATTATGGAATACAAATAGCGAAAAAGCTGTTCAAAACATGAAAGTCACATTACAGATTAAAGAGAATAGTGAAGATACGCAAGATGATGTATTTACACCTGTTGATGGTAGTAATACACTTTATGTTCCCTATTTAGAACCAGGAGCAAAAACCAGTCAACAATTAAGATTTTACACAGTGCCAGATGCTAAAGCACGTAACTATAAGATTGAAGTTAACTTTGAATATGAATATGAGCAAGCGGATGAAATTACAAAAGGAACAAGTACAGATCAAATTGGTATCCAAGTAGTGCAACCTGCTGAAATTCAAGTTGTTAACTTTAATACAGACAGCGCACCTCAATTTGCAGGTGACAAAGGTTATGTTTATATTACATGTAACAATATAGGTAATGTAAAGGTAAAAAATCTTCAAGCCATTATAAAAGGTGACCTTGGCGAAGAAACAATATTCGTTGGTGACTTGGATAGCGGTCAAAGTCATGAATTTAAATTCAAATTACGTCCTGATCAAGTAGGTACCATGAATGAAACCATTACAGTATCTTATAAAGATACAAGAGGTGAAGTTCATGAATCTACAGAAGAATTTACATTAGATATTATGGAGCCAATGCCAGAACCAGATTTTGATATGTATGAAGATATGGGGAATATGGAGGGTATGGAAGAAGAACAAGGCAGTAAAACACCTTGGATTGTTGGTGGAGTTGCCTTAGGTGCCCTTATTATTGTTATTCTTTTAATCATTAGAAGAAGACGTAAAAAGAAAGAGCTGATGTTTGATGAAGCCATCTGA
- a CDS encoding ABC transporter permease has product MKPSDIISMALKNLTRRKLRALLTILGVLIGTTSIVVMLSIGIGLNTMFTSQFDQMGSLNTIEINPAYNEDMDFDEEEPVITDDQLKQIMSHPDVVAVTPIIRDYNVEMKYEEYNMWSELYAIKPSAMKVFDFKIAEGRLLNEDDELEIVAGSSIWENMYDSSSGNWEPPEEPIDLYGEEIEFFMPRYTDDYENPEMYGFEVVGVLEPSGYDKNYSVFVSIDYWQTFMNELKEAKGEDVDDSEGYERAWVYVNDMENVEQLITDIEAYGVRARSDLEYIEQAKKQMAIIQAVLGGIGGISLLVAAIGITNTMIMAIYERTKEIGVMKVVGANIKDIKRLFLVEAALIGFLGGLVGLGLSYLLSGVINHFAGGFVYGMGEEEKLSLIPAWLALVSLAFSTLIGIISGYLPARRAMKLSALQAIRTQ; this is encoded by the coding sequence ATGAAGCCATCTGATATAATTAGCATGGCCCTTAAAAATTTAACACGTCGTAAACTAAGGGCTCTATTAACCATATTGGGAGTTCTCATTGGAACCACTTCCATTGTCGTTATGTTATCCATTGGTATTGGATTAAATACAATGTTTACCAGTCAGTTTGATCAAATGGGAAGCTTAAATACCATTGAAATTAATCCTGCGTACAACGAAGATATGGATTTCGATGAAGAAGAGCCCGTTATAACAGATGATCAATTGAAGCAAATCATGAGTCATCCTGATGTGGTTGCTGTAACACCTATTATAAGAGATTATAATGTTGAAATGAAATATGAAGAGTACAACATGTGGAGTGAACTTTATGCTATTAAGCCATCGGCAATGAAAGTTTTTGATTTCAAAATAGCTGAAGGGCGACTATTGAATGAGGATGATGAACTAGAAATCGTTGCTGGCTCTAGCATTTGGGAGAACATGTATGATTCATCATCAGGTAACTGGGAGCCGCCTGAGGAGCCTATAGATTTATACGGTGAAGAAATAGAGTTTTTTATGCCACGTTATACGGATGACTATGAGAATCCTGAAATGTATGGATTTGAGGTTGTTGGTGTATTAGAGCCTAGTGGATACGATAAGAACTATAGCGTATTCGTCAGTATTGACTATTGGCAAACATTTATGAATGAATTAAAGGAAGCTAAAGGTGAAGACGTAGATGACTCAGAAGGTTATGAAAGAGCTTGGGTATACGTTAACGATATGGAGAATGTGGAACAGCTTATCACAGATATAGAAGCCTATGGTGTAAGAGCTAGAAGTGATCTAGAATATATTGAGCAAGCTAAGAAACAAATGGCTATTATTCAAGCTGTTTTAGGAGGCATAGGTGGTATATCCTTATTAGTTGCAGCTATCGGTATCACAAATACCATGATCATGGCTATATATGAGCGTACTAAGGAAATTGGTGTTATGAAAGTAGTTGGAGCTAATATTAAAGATATAAAACGCTTATTCCTTGTAGAGGCAGCATTAATTGGTTTCTTGGGTGGGCTTGTAGGTTTGGGCTTAAGTTATTTATTATCTGGTGTCATTAACCATTTTGCAGGAGGATTTGTATATGGTATGGGAGAAGAGGAGAAACTTTCCCTGATTCCAGCATGGCTTGCATTAGTATCATTAGCATTTAGTACCCTAATTGGTATTATATCAGGTTATTTACCTGCAAGGAGAGCAATGAAATTAAGTGCTTTACAAGCTATTAGAACACAATAA
- a CDS encoding aspartate ammonia-lyase, whose amino-acid sequence MRIEKDMLGEIELIDEGYYGIHTKRAMDNFNLHTNSVNLKLIKEIALIKKAAAMVNQQLGQLDDQIAKVIMEAADEVIEGKLNDSFVVSALQGGAGTSTNMNVNEVIANRAIELLGGTKGDYAIVDPLNHVNMSQSTNDVYPTALRIAAIRLLRELADELSLFQTALQEKENAFSDSIRLGRTQLMDALPMMVGQGFGAYAKAAARDRWRIYKVEERLRQINLGGTAIGTGMNASLKYIYMVTDAIQSLTGLGLARSEYPMDITQNTDVFVEVSGLLKACSVNMMKIANDLRLLGSGPKGGLAELRLPQVQAGSSIMPGKVNPVIPEMVAQVAMKVMANDHAITMASASGQLELNAFMPLIADSLLESLELLRDCTKIFREKCIEELEVNQNVCKEHLEHSSALVTALVHHIGYHKASDIAKEAMAHNKTISEVVLERGLMTEEKLKEILNPYAITKPGIPGQM is encoded by the coding sequence ATGCGTATTGAAAAGGATATGCTTGGAGAAATAGAACTGATAGATGAGGGCTATTACGGCATTCATACTAAAAGAGCTATGGATAACTTTAACCTCCATACCAACAGTGTTAATCTAAAACTTATTAAAGAAATAGCGTTAATCAAAAAAGCAGCTGCAATGGTTAATCAGCAGCTTGGACAATTGGATGATCAGATTGCAAAAGTTATTATGGAAGCTGCTGACGAAGTAATTGAAGGCAAGTTGAATGATTCCTTTGTTGTATCAGCCCTTCAAGGAGGAGCAGGTACATCCACTAACATGAATGTTAATGAAGTGATTGCTAATCGAGCTATTGAACTGTTAGGTGGCACAAAGGGCGACTATGCAATAGTTGATCCTCTCAACCATGTGAACATGTCTCAATCAACCAATGATGTTTATCCAACGGCCTTACGTATAGCGGCTATTCGTTTATTACGAGAATTAGCAGATGAACTATCTTTATTTCAGACTGCACTTCAAGAAAAGGAAAATGCTTTCAGTGATAGTATACGATTAGGTAGAACTCAACTCATGGACGCCCTACCTATGATGGTGGGACAGGGATTTGGTGCTTATGCTAAAGCAGCCGCTAGAGATAGATGGCGTATCTATAAGGTAGAAGAACGCTTAAGACAAATTAATTTAGGTGGAACGGCTATAGGTACAGGAATGAATGCATCATTAAAATACATTTATATGGTGACAGATGCCATACAGAGTTTAACAGGTCTCGGCTTAGCTAGAAGTGAGTACCCTATGGATATTACCCAAAATACTGATGTCTTTGTAGAGGTATCAGGGTTATTAAAGGCTTGTAGTGTTAATATGATGAAAATAGCAAATGACTTGAGATTACTTGGGTCAGGACCAAAGGGTGGGTTAGCAGAATTAAGACTCCCTCAAGTTCAAGCTGGATCTAGTATCATGCCAGGAAAGGTTAATCCTGTTATTCCTGAGATGGTAGCTCAAGTAGCTATGAAAGTCATGGCAAATGATCATGCCATCACTATGGCAAGTGCATCGGGTCAATTAGAACTTAATGCCTTCATGCCTCTTATTGCTGACAGTCTTTTAGAAAGTTTAGAGTTATTAAGAGATTGTACGAAGATCTTTAGAGAGAAATGCATCGAAGAATTAGAAGTAAACCAAAACGTATGTAAAGAGCATTTAGAGCACTCATCTGCTCTAGTAACAGCCTTGGTTCATCATATTGGGTATCATAAGGCAAGTGATATTGCTAAAGAAGCAATGGCTCATAATAAGACTATCTCTGAGGTTGTTTTAGAGAGAGGATTGATGACTGAGGAGAAGTTAAAAGAGATATTGAATCCTTATGCGATTACTAAGCCGGGGATACCTGGACAAATGTAA
- a CDS encoding TM1266 family iron-only hydrogenase system putative regulator, translated as MKKIAVISAILEEPENTQQKFNEIITSFKGIIRGRMGLPLHDAGITVISITVIGTVDEINSLTGKLGRMDSVSVKTSISKKEVE; from the coding sequence GTGAAGAAAATTGCAGTAATTAGTGCTATTTTAGAGGAACCAGAAAATACGCAGCAGAAGTTTAACGAAATTATTACAAGCTTTAAAGGTATTATAAGAGGACGCATGGGTTTACCGTTACACGATGCAGGTATTACAGTCATATCCATCACAGTCATAGGCACAGTCGATGAGATCAATAGCTTAACAGGAAAATTAGGACGAATGGATAGTGTTAGCGTCAAGACATCCATATCCAAAAAAGAAGTGGAGTAA
- a CDS encoding ABC transporter ATP-binding protein, which yields MGQEKVTALAGVDLSINKGEICCLFGPSGSGKSTLLNMIAGLEKPSKGQVHIGKAPIHQLKEKDVTLFRQKHIGFIFQSYNLIPTLTALENVAMPLIFKGIPASKRNKMAAKMLRQVGLGDRLFHKPNEMSGGQQQRVSIARAFVGAPKIIFADEPTGNLDTKTTIIILDLMYKMVKENDQTLIVVSHDTEIKPYSDRIIHLRDGKIEAVETMLREGEQLCEAIEE from the coding sequence ATGGGTCAAGAGAAAGTGACTGCCTTAGCTGGTGTAGATTTATCCATCAATAAGGGAGAAATATGTTGCCTCTTTGGTCCATCAGGTTCAGGGAAAAGTACCCTTCTCAATATGATTGCAGGTTTAGAAAAACCATCTAAGGGGCAAGTACATATAGGTAAAGCACCTATCCATCAATTAAAAGAAAAAGATGTAACCTTATTTCGGCAAAAACACATTGGCTTTATATTTCAGTCTTATAATCTAATTCCAACATTAACAGCATTAGAGAATGTAGCAATGCCGCTTATATTTAAAGGTATACCTGCCTCAAAAAGAAATAAAATGGCAGCAAAAATGTTAAGGCAAGTTGGATTAGGAGACAGACTCTTTCATAAGCCTAATGAAATGAGTGGTGGACAGCAACAGAGGGTGAGTATCGCAAGAGCATTTGTAGGTGCCCCTAAAATTATATTTGCTGATGAACCAACAGGGAATTTGGATACAAAAACAACAATCATTATTTTAGATTTGATGTATAAAATGGTTAAAGAAAATGATCAAACATTAATAGTAGTTAGTCACGATACAGAAATTAAACCATATTCAGATCGCATTATTCATTTAAGAGATGGAAAAATAGAAGCAGTAGAAACAATGTTAAGGGAAGGAGAACAATTATGCGAAGCAATAGAGGAGTAA
- a CDS encoding efflux RND transporter permease subunit gives MDVTKLSIKRPVTTVICILIVLMFGLVSLSKIPLDLFPAIDIPIIVVMTDYEGASPSEVEALVTEPLEDVLSTVSNVQEVNSTSSRGQSRIIIQFTDGTDMDVSGINVRERVDMIKGYLPEGTGDPLIVSIDPNASAAMTIGVAGGEELQDLMTIVDTEIVGRLERIEGVGSIDVSGGQEHKVDITLLPDKMEGYEISPQTITQLLSAENLNLPVGDIAYGSKEMSIRVVGEFESLEDIKNLPIPTSTGPVKLGDVAIIEQVDKDMKSYAFINGEQIITLDINKESIANTVEVAKELRKEIETLENEYPDLDFKILYDSAESIESSISSVSSAAVLGIVFAVIILFLFLRNVRSTLIVGLSIPLSIVFTFVLMYFMDVSLNMISLGGLTLGVGMLVDNSIVVIENIFRYRQKGQSKVEGAHLGTKEVAMAVAASTLTTIAAFLPIVFVEDMMANVFRDLSLTVTASLIASLVVALTVVPMLASKYVDDVGENKENKYFGKILDLWGNLFNTLDKKYRKLLDATLNKRKITAAFMLILFIATLGLIPFVGMDFMPELDQGIININLALPKGTTQEKTFNITNQVVEIAEGISEEKDINYTIKDDGSAKVSIDISEDKDRRPTHEVVEEIRPQIMMIPGAEFNIDSQSMGMMSGGGGDITIEVVGDDLDTLNMIANDFVDIIEGIEGTREVKSSSGEGVPEAIITIDREKAALYGLNVPTVTQTLQLYVAGSVPTKLNVDGTEIDLNVSYDSDYASTLNDIDNIQIPTQLGTTVTLNEIADVEIVQGPVSITRKSGNRIMNVDTDVYGISTTEAQKLIKNELEDYQMPKGYTFYFTGEYEDMMESFMSLGLALIMSIFLVFFILAAQFESFVTPFIVMFSVPYAIVGAMIGLFITGTTLTMPAMMGVIMLAGIVVNNAIVLIDYINQLKEQGSTVEEAILKAGPTRLRPILMTTMTTVLAMIPVAIGIGEGTEMIAPLAITVIGGLIFSTVVTLIIIPVNYALLHDIRARREGKKKKKMSI, from the coding sequence ATGGATGTTACTAAATTATCGATTAAGAGACCTGTTACCACCGTTATCTGTATATTAATTGTGTTAATGTTTGGTTTAGTATCATTATCAAAGATACCATTAGACCTTTTTCCAGCTATAGATATTCCAATTATAGTGGTTATGACAGATTATGAAGGTGCTTCACCAAGTGAAGTAGAAGCGCTTGTGACAGAACCTTTAGAGGATGTTTTATCAACTGTGAGTAATGTTCAAGAGGTTAATTCAACATCGTCAAGAGGGCAATCACGTATAATTATTCAATTTACTGACGGTACAGATATGGATGTATCGGGTATCAATGTACGTGAACGTGTAGATATGATAAAAGGTTATCTACCTGAAGGAACAGGTGACCCTTTAATTGTATCGATTGATCCTAATGCTAGTGCAGCTATGACTATAGGTGTAGCTGGAGGAGAAGAGTTACAGGACTTGATGACCATAGTAGATACTGAAATTGTTGGTCGTTTAGAAAGAATTGAGGGAGTAGGCTCCATTGATGTATCTGGTGGTCAAGAACATAAAGTAGACATAACATTATTACCAGACAAAATGGAAGGGTATGAAATTTCACCACAAACAATCACTCAACTGCTTAGTGCCGAAAATCTTAATCTTCCAGTAGGAGACATTGCTTACGGCTCAAAAGAAATGTCTATTAGAGTAGTTGGTGAGTTTGAGTCCTTAGAAGATATTAAGAATCTACCAATCCCTACATCTACAGGACCTGTAAAATTGGGTGATGTAGCTATAATAGAGCAAGTAGACAAGGATATGAAATCTTATGCTTTTATTAATGGTGAACAAATTATAACACTTGACATAAATAAGGAGTCTATAGCAAATACAGTTGAGGTTGCTAAGGAATTAAGGAAGGAGATTGAAACCTTAGAAAACGAGTATCCTGATTTAGATTTTAAAATTCTTTATGATTCAGCAGAATCCATTGAAAGCTCCATTAGTTCCGTTAGTAGTGCAGCTGTTCTAGGGATAGTGTTTGCTGTTATTATACTCTTTCTTTTCTTAAGAAATGTACGTAGTACATTAATTGTTGGCTTATCCATACCTCTGTCCATTGTCTTTACATTCGTATTAATGTACTTCATGGATGTATCATTAAATATGATATCTTTAGGCGGTTTGACTCTAGGGGTCGGAATGCTAGTGGATAATTCAATCGTTGTTATTGAAAATATATTCCGTTATAGACAGAAGGGACAATCCAAAGTAGAGGGAGCCCATTTAGGAACAAAGGAAGTAGCAATGGCTGTTGCGGCATCAACATTAACAACTATAGCAGCATTCTTACCGATTGTTTTTGTAGAAGATATGATGGCTAATGTATTTAGAGATCTTTCATTAACTGTAACAGCATCTCTAATTGCATCTTTAGTTGTGGCATTAACTGTTGTACCGATGTTAGCATCCAAGTATGTTGACGATGTAGGAGAGAATAAAGAAAATAAGTATTTTGGCAAAATTCTGGATTTATGGGGAAATCTCTTTAATACCTTAGATAAAAAATACAGAAAGCTATTAGATGCAACTTTGAATAAAAGAAAAATAACGGCGGCTTTCATGCTCATTTTATTCATTGCTACTTTAGGGTTAATTCCATTTGTAGGCATGGACTTTATGCCAGAGTTAGACCAAGGTATTATCAATATTAATTTAGCTTTACCAAAAGGTACAACACAAGAAAAGACCTTTAATATAACGAATCAAGTAGTAGAAATTGCTGAAGGTATTAGTGAAGAAAAAGACATTAACTATACAATAAAAGATGATGGAAGTGCCAAAGTCTCTATTGATATAAGTGAAGATAAAGATAGACGACCAACCCATGAAGTAGTGGAAGAGATTCGTCCACAGATTATGATGATACCTGGGGCTGAATTCAATATTGATTCTCAATCCATGGGTATGATGAGCGGAGGTGGTGGAGATATCACCATCGAAGTTGTTGGAGATGATTTAGATACGCTCAATATGATTGCCAACGATTTTGTGGATATCATAGAAGGCATTGAAGGAACTCGAGAAGTGAAAAGTTCATCAGGAGAAGGTGTTCCTGAAGCGATCATAACTATCGATCGAGAAAAAGCTGCATTATATGGATTAAATGTACCAACAGTAACACAAACGCTCCAGCTCTATGTAGCAGGAAGCGTTCCGACTAAACTAAATGTGGATGGTACAGAAATAGATCTTAATGTATCTTACGATTCTGATTATGCCTCAACATTAAATGATATCGATAATATTCAAATACCTACACAACTAGGAACCACTGTAACTTTAAATGAAATAGCAGATGTGGAAATTGTTCAAGGACCAGTAAGTATTACTCGTAAAAGTGGTAACCGTATTATGAATGTAGATACTGATGTATATGGAATAAGTACAACGGAAGCACAAAAACTTATTAAAAATGAGCTAGAAGATTATCAAATGCCTAAAGGGTATACTTTTTACTTTACTGGTGAGTATGAAGACATGATGGAGTCTTTTATGAGCTTAGGTTTAGCTTTAATCATGTCAATATTCCTTGTATTTTTTATATTAGCAGCACAATTTGAATCCTTTGTAACACCATTTATCGTTATGTTCTCAGTTCCTTATGCCATTGTTGGTGCTATGATAGGATTATTCATCACTGGTACAACATTAACCATGCCAGCCATGATGGGTGTTATCATGTTGGCAGGTATCGTTGTTAATAATGCCATCGTTTTAATTGATTATATCAATCAATTAAAAGAACAGGGCAGTACAGTAGAGGAAGCTATTTTAAAGGCTGGTCCTACTCGTTTAAGACCTATTCTTATGACTACAATGACCACGGTGTTAGCTATGATACCAGTTGCTATAGGTATAGGTGAAGGTACGGAGATGATAGCACCATTAGCGATAACGGTGATTGGAGGTTTGATCTTCTCAACAGTTGTCACATTAATCATCATACCGGTTAATTATGCCCTTTTACATGATATCCGGGCTAGACGTGAGGGTAAGAAAAAAAAGAAAATGAGTATTTAG
- the hydG gene encoding [FeFe] hydrogenase H-cluster radical SAM maturase HydG has product MFINHPYINELIEETKGTTKEEIQKVLDIAKEKRGLSHKQIATLLNIDDDEQLQMLLEIAGEIKDSIYGNRVVVFAPLYVSNYCVNNCKYCGYKRDNKFPRVKLTREEIQREVMLLEKMGHKRLALELGEDPVNCDIDFTLDAIDAIYSTKNENGAIRRINVNIAATTVENYKKLKEANIGTYILFQETYHQPAYEYMHPKSLKGDYNYHLTAFDRAMEAEIDDVGGGVLFGLADYKFEVLGLMLHNEHLEEKFGVGFHTISVPRLKKAEGMSIEEFPNIIDDKTFKKIVAVIRLAVPFTGIILSTRESAEMRKELLKYGVSQISAGSCTDVGGYKDREDGRTVTQFTLEDHREPMDILKELVSDGYIPSYCTACYRSGRTGDRFMRLAKSGQIHNVCQPNALMTLFEYMLDYGDEDLMEKGKKLIEKELEKIESDKVREMVRKNLNKMTSGTRDLYL; this is encoded by the coding sequence ATGTTTATTAACCATCCGTATATCAATGAGTTAATTGAGGAAACAAAAGGAACGACAAAGGAAGAAATACAAAAGGTATTAGATATCGCTAAAGAAAAAAGAGGTTTATCCCATAAGCAAATAGCAACCCTTTTAAACATTGATGATGATGAACAGTTACAAATGTTATTAGAGATTGCCGGGGAAATAAAGGATAGTATTTACGGTAACAGAGTTGTAGTGTTTGCACCACTTTATGTAAGTAATTACTGTGTAAATAATTGTAAATACTGTGGGTATAAACGTGACAATAAATTTCCAAGGGTTAAATTAACGAGAGAAGAAATTCAAAGAGAAGTCATGTTGCTTGAGAAGATGGGTCATAAGAGGCTTGCTCTTGAATTAGGGGAAGACCCAGTTAATTGTGATATTGATTTTACATTGGATGCCATTGATGCGATCTATAGTACAAAAAATGAGAATGGTGCCATTAGACGTATCAATGTCAATATTGCTGCCACAACAGTGGAAAATTATAAAAAACTTAAAGAAGCTAACATAGGGACCTATATATTATTCCAAGAGACTTATCATCAACCAGCATATGAATATATGCATCCAAAATCACTAAAAGGCGATTATAACTACCATTTAACTGCCTTTGATAGAGCTATGGAAGCAGAAATTGATGATGTTGGTGGTGGGGTTCTCTTTGGTCTAGCAGATTATAAATTTGAAGTTCTTGGCTTGATGCTTCATAACGAACATCTAGAAGAAAAATTCGGTGTTGGCTTCCATACCATTTCTGTTCCCCGTTTGAAAAAAGCAGAAGGAATGAGTATTGAGGAATTCCCCAATATTATTGATGATAAAACCTTTAAAAAGATTGTTGCAGTCATTCGTCTAGCTGTACCTTTTACTGGGATCATTTTATCAACAAGAGAATCAGCAGAGATGCGAAAAGAACTTCTTAAATATGGTGTGTCTCAAATCAGTGCAGGATCATGTACCGATGTAGGTGGTTATAAAGATCGTGAAGATGGAAGAACGGTAACACAGTTTACTCTAGAGGACCACCGTGAACCAATGGATATCCTAAAAGAACTTGTATCTGACGGCTATATACCAAGCTACTGTACAGCGTGTTATCGCAGTGGTCGTACTGGTGACCGCTTCATGCGCTTAGCCAAAAGTGGTCAAATTCATAATGTTTGTCAACCCAATGCTTTGATGACACTCTTTGAATACATGTTAGATTACGGCGATGAGGACCTTATGGAAAAAGGTAAAAAACTTATAGAAAAAGAGCTTGAAAAAATAGAAAGCGATAAAGTCAGAGAAATGGTTCGAAAGAACTTAAACAAAATGACATCAGGAACAAGGGATTTATACTTATAG